In Gouania willdenowi chromosome 17, fGouWil2.1, whole genome shotgun sequence, one DNA window encodes the following:
- the dis3l2 gene encoding LOW QUALITY PROTEIN: DIS3-like exonuclease 2 (The sequence of the model RefSeq protein was modified relative to this genomic sequence to represent the inferred CDS: inserted 2 bases in 2 codons; deleted 4 bases in 3 codons; substituted 2 bases at 2 genomic stop codons), which produces MVVEGVNVKISLCCPPQPVVRMIACVKTLLSLPHGFFWRSKGNRNNDFKANQHQANASQEKDAYAKLVSQHHSSKFSSYLKKHSKEGGVQNEEIGPGLETRGQSESLEIPQRNRDQILEDFSDSSDFSPSSMKTKAEASLLPVHLDKLSIAGSKNNSEMKQGAQDWKPRGPRRDTATSRDGDIESGEELGSXQSPHTKEHRKQQRKNKNAKRNANQKADSGGELPSEGITSGPAQENEKKGKKKAQTKHGAEEKNRDEMVKSQASDNKTAAPRSSPADRSRNKGGKKQVFESYMTIEEVSHGLKRGELLQVQXXVSRINPKNYQEAFISSPDDTQDIFLDGIVARNRALNGDIVVVQMLPSGSSVGVLVTDELFLFRFGRSNTDSERESETQAEHLVTQTQSRTEQDTPPTGANPEEPSAPRTNGEKIMKTAKVVYIVEKTHSRAVTGFLKLIQDKPFAKFSPVDHRVAAINVPLSDCPENFRFRPDDYADTLFICRITNWAADHHFAEGRLTKTLGQAGTIEPETEGILTEYDIDFTEFSQEVLDCLPKNWXIPPEEFRKRRDLRSQCIFTIDPSTARDLDDALSCKQLEDGNLRWEVHIADVSFFVQQGNGVDAIASKRATSVYMVQKVIPMLPRLLCEELCSLNPLTDRLTFSVIWKITPHGKILSEWFGRSVIRSCVKLSYDHAQSMIDSPEKLFSVEELPPVDPVHPVDEIHQAVLNLHLIAKNLRAQRFKGGALRLDQMKLSFTLDKETTMPQGCFVYQYRDSNKLVEEFMLLANIATAHHIYKKFPSLALLRRHPPPKVTMMQELQELCDQLELNVDFSSAGTLHASLRSAVGDDEYSSARKDVLTNMCSRPMQMALYFCTGVLSEEKLFKHYALNVPLYTHFTSPIRRYADIIVHRLLASSLNCGPSLRMSPKEVAEQALQCNRKKAVSKKVQELSTELFFGVYVKECGPLDSEAMVMWVLDKSFDVLVLRYGMQKRVYCKSIEGLDSFQHRKVGKKSELTLVWKQDNPRIPPVTQVISIFTLVEVQLKSGGDAMKYSAELKKPEKTSS; this is translated from the exons aaaacccTACTAAGTTTGCCACATGGATTCTTCTGGCGATCGAAGGGGAACCGCAATAATGATTTTAAGGCCAATCAACACCAAGCCAACGCGTCTCAGGAGAAAGATGCCTATGCAAAACTCGTCAGCCAGCACCACAGCAGTAAGTTCAGTTCATACCTGAAAAAGCATTCAAAAGAAGGAGGCGTACAAAACGAAGAAATTGGACCAGGCCTGGAGACTCGAGGCCAAAGTGAAAGTCTGGAAATCCCTCAGAGAAACAGAGACCAAATACTGGAGGATTTCTCTGATTCCAGTGACTTCTCCCCCTCCTCCATGAAGACTAAAGCAGAGGCAAGCTTATTGCCAGTTCACTTGGATAAACTCAGCATCGCAGGCAGTAAGAACAACTCAGAAATGAAGCAGGGGGCCCAAGATTGGAAACCGCGAGGACCGAGAAGAGACACCGCCACCAGCCGTGACGGA GACATCGAGTCAGGCGAGGAGCTCGGTT TTCAATCACCACACACCAAGGAGCACCGGAAGCAGCAGAGAAAAAACAAGAACGCTAAAAGAAATGCTAACCAAAAGGCAGACTCGGGTGGTGAATTGCCATCAGAAGGCATCACTAGTGGGCCGGCccaagaaaatgagaaaaaaggcaagaaaaaagctcaaacaaaACATGGAGCAGAGGAGAAAAATAGAGACGAAATGGTAAAGTCTCAAGCTTCAGACAACAAAACTGCAGCACCAAG AAGTTCTCCTGCTGATAGAAGTAGaaacaaaggaggaaagaaACAAGTGTTTGAGTCCTACATGACTATTGAGGAAGTTTCCCATGGCCTCAAAAGAGGAGAACTCCTTCAGGTACAGTAATGAGTGTCacg AATTAATCCAAAGAATTACCAAGAAGCTTTCATTTCATCACCT GATGACACGCAGGATATTTTTCTGGATGGTATTGTAGCTCGAAACAGAGCACTGAACGGAGACATCGTGGTTGTCCAAATGTTACCCTCAGGATCA TCAGTAGGTGTTTTGGTGACTGATGAGTTGTTTCTCTTCAGGTTTGGAAGGTCCAATACAGACAGTGAGAGAGAGTCAGAGACCCAGGCGGAACACTTGGTGACTCAGACTCAGAGCAGGACAGAGCAAGACACGCCTCCTACAG GGGCGAATCCAGAAGAACCCTCAGCTCCAAGGACCAATGgagaaaaaataatgaaaactgCGAAA GTGGTGTACATTGTTGAGAAAACGCACTCTAGAGCCGTGACTGGCTTCCTGAAGCTCATCCAGGACAAACCGTTTGCCAAGTTCTCCCCCGTGGACCATCGGGTTGCC GCAATCAACGTCCCCCTCTCCGACTGCCCAGAAAACTTCCGCTTCCGCCCAGACGACTACGCCGACACCTTGTTCATCTGTCGCATCACCAACTGGGCAGCAGACCACCACTTTGCAGAGGG TCGGCTCACTAAGACACTGGGTCAGGCTGGGACTATAGAGCCAGAGACAGAGGGCATCCTGACGGAGTATGACATAGATTTCACTGAGTTTTCACAAGAGGTGTTGGACTGTCTACCAAAGAATT ACATCCCACCCGAGGAGTTCAGGAAGAGGAGAGATCTCCG CTCACAGTGCATCTTCACAATCGACCCTTCCACTGCAAGAGATCTGGATGATGCCCTCTCTTGTAAACAGCTTGAAGATG gTAACTTGAGGTGGGAGGTTCACATCGCTGACGTCAGC TTTTTTGTCCAGCAAGGAAATGGTGTGGATGCCATCGCCAGCAAAAGAGCAACAAGTGTTTACATGGTTCAAAAG GTGATCCCCATGTTGCCACGGCTGCtgtgtgaggagctgtgcagtctGAACCCTCTCACAGACAGACTCACTTTCTCTGTCATTTGGAAGATAACACCTCATGGAAAG ATCCTGAGCGAGTGGTTCGGCCGCTCAGTCATCCGTTCCTGTGTAAAGCTGAGTTACGACCACGCTCAGAGCATGATCGACTCTCCGGAGAAACTGTTCTCGGTTGAGGAGCTGCCGCCTGTGGATCCCGTGCATCCGGTGGATGAGATACACCAGGCTGTGCTCAACCTGCACCTAATCGCCAAGAACCTGAGAGCGCAGCGCTTCAAGGGAGGAGCCCTCAGGCTGGACCAG ATGAAACTTTCCTTCACTTTGGACAAAGAGACGACGATGCCTCAAGGCTGCTTTGTTTACCAGTACAGAGACAGTAACAA GTTGGTGGAGGAGTTTATGCTTTTGGCTAATATTGCCACAGCGCACCACATTTACAAGAAGTTCCCATCGTTGGCACTGCTGAGGCGCCACCCTCCCCCAAAAGTTACAATGATGCAGGAGCTTCAGGAACTCTGTGACCAGTTGGAATTGAACGTAGACTTCTCTTCTGCAGGAACACTACAT GCAAGTCTGCGTTCTGCTGTGGGTGATGATGAGTACAGCAGTGCCAGGAAAGATGTGCTTACAAACATGTGTTCCAGACCAATGCAG ATGGCGCTGTACTTCTGCACCGGTGTGTTGAGTGAAGAAAAGCTTTTCAAACACTACGCGCTCAATGTTCCATTGTATACTCACTTCACATCACCAATCAGACGCTACGCTGATATCATCGTTCACCGACTACTGGCGTCTTCTTTGA ACTGTGGGCCTAGCTTACGGATGTCACCAAAGGAAGTAGCAGAACAAGCGTTACAGTGTAACCGCAAAAAGGCTGTGTCTAAGAAAGTGCAGGAGCTGAGCACCGAGCTCTTCTTTGGAGTGTATGTGAAG GAGTGCGGCCCATTGGACTCGGAAGCCATGGTGATGTGGGTGCTGGATAAGTCCTTTGATGTGCTGGTTCTCCGCTACGGGATGCAGAAACGCGTCTACTGCAAG TCGATTGAGGGCCTGGACTCGTTCCAACATCGGAAGGTTGGAAAGAAAAGCGAGCTGACTTTGGTCTGGAAACAAGACAACCCGAGGATTCCCCCTGTGACGCAG